One window of Phycodurus eques isolate BA_2022a chromosome 8, UOR_Pequ_1.1, whole genome shotgun sequence genomic DNA carries:
- the LOC133405920 gene encoding UV excision repair protein RAD23 homolog B-like isoform X2, giving the protein MRFPSRDKSSSTQPKTAPAPQSSPKSSHQSAPPLSSSSTTEPSSSSSSSSVRVPTEEAPAGTQSSEAPPPPPAPENTPTTSPEDASPPSAAAKDPAAAAPSTVTADPDKAEDAPTEEAGSRASVHSSASSLADELGLLEEAASILVTGQAYENLVSEIMSMGYEREAVVSALRASYNNPDRAVEYLLTGLPATEAGDAPALRDAPSDPAAALAPAAALVPTAALAPATQTPAATDGERLSSSGGGGGSPSTRNPLEFLRNQPQFQQMRQIIQQNPALLPALLQQLGRDNPQLLQQITQHQERFVQMLNEPQGGGGGGGVEGAAEPRASSRANYIQVTPQEKEAIERLKALGFPEGLVIQAYFACEKNENLAANFLLQQAWDDE; this is encoded by the exons ATGCGTTTCCCATCGCGGGACAAAAGCTCATCTACGCAG CCCAAAACAGCCCCCGCCCCTCAAAGCTCCCCAAAGTCGTCCCACCAATCagcgccgcccctctcttccTCCTCAACGACAGAGCCGtcctcatcatcttcatcctcctcgGTGCGCGTCCCGACAGAAGAAGCCCCCGCCGGCACGCAGTCGTCGGAAGCGCCGCCTCCGCCGCCCGCCCCGGAGAACACCCCCACCACTTCTCCCGAAGACGCGTCTCCGCCGTCGGCCGCCGCCAAAgaccccgccgccgccgccccttCGACAGTCACGGCGGACCCGGACAAGGCCGAAGACGCGCCGACGGAGGAAGCGGGAAGTCGAGCGTCCGTCCATTCGTCAGCTTCGAG CCTGGCGGACGAGCTCGGCCTGCTGGAGGAGGCGGCGTCCATTCTCG TGACGGGCCAGGCCTACGAGAACCTGGTGTCGGAGATCATGTCCATGGGCTACGAACGCGAGGCCGTGGTCTCGGCGCTGCGGGCCAGCTACAACAACCCGGACCGCGCCGTCGAGTATTTGCTCACC GGTCTCCCCGCCACCGAGGCCGGCGACGCGCCGGCTCTTCGGGACGCTCCGTCGGACCCCGCGGCCGCCCTGGCCCCCGCGGCCGCCCTGGTTCCCACGGCCGCCCTGGCCCCCGCTACGCAGACGCCGGCGGCAACGGACGGCGAAC GCCTGTCGTCgtcgggcggcggcggcggctcgcCGTCCACGCGGAACCCGCTCGAGTTCCTGAGGAACCAGCCTCAGTTCCAGCAGATGCGTCAGATCATCCAGCAGAACCCGGCCCTGCTGCCCGCGCTGCTGCAGCAGCTGGGCCGCGACAACCCGCAGCTTCTGCAG CAAATCACGCAGCACCAGGAGAGATTTGTCCAGATGCTCAACGAGCCtcagggcggcggcggcggcggcggggtcgAGGGTGCCGCCGAGCCGCGGGCGTCGTCCCGTGCCAACTACATCCAGGTCACGCCGCAGGAGAAGGAGGCCATCGAGAGG TTAAAAGCGCTGGGCTTCCCCGAGGGTTTGGTCATTCAGGCGTACTTCGCCTGCGAGAAGAACGAAAACTTGGCCGCCAACTTCCTGCTGCAGCAAGCCTGGGATGACGAGTAG
- the LOC133405920 gene encoding UV excision repair protein RAD23 homolog B-like isoform X1 → MLTVTLRTLQQQTFKIHIDAEETVKVLKERIAEERGKDAFPIAGQKLIYAGKILNDDTALKEYNISEKNFVVVMVTKPKTAPAPQSSPKSSHQSAPPLSSSSTTEPSSSSSSSSVRVPTEEAPAGTQSSEAPPPPPAPENTPTTSPEDASPPSAAAKDPAAAAPSTVTADPDKAEDAPTEEAGSRASVHSSASSLADELGLLEEAASILVTGQAYENLVSEIMSMGYEREAVVSALRASYNNPDRAVEYLLTGLPATEAGDAPALRDAPSDPAAALAPAAALVPTAALAPATQTPAATDGERLSSSGGGGGSPSTRNPLEFLRNQPQFQQMRQIIQQNPALLPALLQQLGRDNPQLLQQITQHQERFVQMLNEPQGGGGGGGVEGAAEPRASSRANYIQVTPQEKEAIERLKALGFPEGLVIQAYFACEKNENLAANFLLQQAWDDE, encoded by the exons ATGCTGACGGTGACGCTGAGGACGCTCCAGCAGCAGACGTTTAAAATCCACATCGACGCCGAGGAGACG GTGAAAGTGTTGAAGGAGAGAATCGCGGAGGAGCGAGGAAAAGATGCGTTTCCCATCGCGGGACAAAAGCTCATCTACGCAG ggaaAATCCTGAACGATGACACGGCGCTGAAAGAATACAACATCAGCGAGAAGAACTTTGTGGTGGTCATGGTCACCAAG CCCAAAACAGCCCCCGCCCCTCAAAGCTCCCCAAAGTCGTCCCACCAATCagcgccgcccctctcttccTCCTCAACGACAGAGCCGtcctcatcatcttcatcctcctcgGTGCGCGTCCCGACAGAAGAAGCCCCCGCCGGCACGCAGTCGTCGGAAGCGCCGCCTCCGCCGCCCGCCCCGGAGAACACCCCCACCACTTCTCCCGAAGACGCGTCTCCGCCGTCGGCCGCCGCCAAAgaccccgccgccgccgccccttCGACAGTCACGGCGGACCCGGACAAGGCCGAAGACGCGCCGACGGAGGAAGCGGGAAGTCGAGCGTCCGTCCATTCGTCAGCTTCGAG CCTGGCGGACGAGCTCGGCCTGCTGGAGGAGGCGGCGTCCATTCTCG TGACGGGCCAGGCCTACGAGAACCTGGTGTCGGAGATCATGTCCATGGGCTACGAACGCGAGGCCGTGGTCTCGGCGCTGCGGGCCAGCTACAACAACCCGGACCGCGCCGTCGAGTATTTGCTCACC GGTCTCCCCGCCACCGAGGCCGGCGACGCGCCGGCTCTTCGGGACGCTCCGTCGGACCCCGCGGCCGCCCTGGCCCCCGCGGCCGCCCTGGTTCCCACGGCCGCCCTGGCCCCCGCTACGCAGACGCCGGCGGCAACGGACGGCGAAC GCCTGTCGTCgtcgggcggcggcggcggctcgcCGTCCACGCGGAACCCGCTCGAGTTCCTGAGGAACCAGCCTCAGTTCCAGCAGATGCGTCAGATCATCCAGCAGAACCCGGCCCTGCTGCCCGCGCTGCTGCAGCAGCTGGGCCGCGACAACCCGCAGCTTCTGCAG CAAATCACGCAGCACCAGGAGAGATTTGTCCAGATGCTCAACGAGCCtcagggcggcggcggcggcggcggggtcgAGGGTGCCGCCGAGCCGCGGGCGTCGTCCCGTGCCAACTACATCCAGGTCACGCCGCAGGAGAAGGAGGCCATCGAGAGG TTAAAAGCGCTGGGCTTCCCCGAGGGTTTGGTCATTCAGGCGTACTTCGCCTGCGAGAAGAACGAAAACTTGGCCGCCAACTTCCTGCTGCAGCAAGCCTGGGATGACGAGTAG